In the genome of Nocardia sp. NBC_00416, one region contains:
- the kdgD gene encoding 5-dehydro-4-deoxyglucarate dehydratase, whose translation MTTASPQEIARKLGSGLLSFPVTHLRADGAFDEAAYRDNIAWLGGFDASGLFAAGGTGEFFSLTPAEVEQVVTAAVQEAPTGLPVIAPAGYGTATAIEMARAAERAGAHGILLLPPYLTEASQEGLVAHARQVCESTDLGVIIYSRANAAYSEAAVAELADRCPNLIGFKDGIGNIEQMTRIYAGVGDRLIYIGGLPTAEMFALPYLALGVTTYSSAIYNFVPEFALDFYRALRRGDTAAVLNALNEFVIPYCDLRNRTPGYAVSIVKAGMRVIGRPAGPVRSPLTDLGETELAELADLVKKVS comes from the coding sequence ATGACCACTGCCTCGCCGCAGGAAATCGCCAGAAAGCTGGGCTCCGGCCTGCTGTCCTTCCCGGTCACGCATCTGCGTGCCGACGGCGCCTTCGACGAGGCCGCCTACCGGGACAACATCGCCTGGCTCGGCGGATTCGACGCCTCCGGCCTGTTCGCCGCCGGCGGCACCGGCGAGTTCTTCTCGCTCACCCCGGCCGAGGTCGAACAGGTGGTCACCGCCGCGGTGCAGGAGGCGCCGACGGGGTTGCCCGTGATCGCGCCCGCCGGATACGGCACCGCCACCGCGATCGAGATGGCGCGCGCCGCCGAGCGCGCGGGCGCACACGGCATCCTGCTGCTGCCGCCCTATCTCACCGAGGCGAGCCAGGAAGGCCTGGTCGCGCACGCGCGGCAGGTCTGCGAGTCCACCGACCTCGGCGTCATCATCTACTCGCGCGCCAATGCCGCCTACTCGGAGGCGGCGGTCGCCGAACTGGCCGACCGCTGCCCCAACCTGATCGGGTTCAAGGACGGCATCGGCAATATCGAACAGATGACCCGCATCTACGCGGGGGTCGGCGACCGCCTCATCTACATCGGCGGGCTCCCCACCGCGGAGATGTTCGCCCTGCCCTACCTCGCGCTGGGCGTCACCACCTATTCGTCGGCGATCTACAACTTCGTCCCGGAATTCGCACTGGATTTCTACCGTGCCCTGCGCCGCGGCGACACCGCCGCTGTGCTGAACGCGCTGAACGAGTTCGTGATCCCGTACTGCGATCTGCGCAACCGCACACCCGGGTACGCGGTGAGCATCGTCAAGGCGGGGATGAGGGTGATCGGCCGCCCGGCGGGTCCGGTACGCAGTCCCCTGACCGATCTCGGCGAGACCGAACTCGCCGAGCTGGCCGACCTCGTTAAAAAGGTGAGCTGA
- a CDS encoding aldehyde dehydrogenase (NADP(+)): MTSIDTVRLSGANLLGATEIPGAGAPFRAVNPATGATLEPEYREAGADTVARAAALAWTAFDEYRHTDFARRAAFLDSVAGAIENLGEALVERAVAESGLPEARIRGEVGRTTGQLRLFADVVREGSWTGARLDRPDPARTPLPKPDLRQRRIPLGPVAVFAASNFPLAFSVAGGDTAAALAAGAPVVVKAHPAHPGTSELVGRAVRAAVREHGLPDGTFSLVHGGRETGLALVGDPNIRAVGFTGSRQAGLALAAAAAARPVPIPVFAEMSSVNPVFVLPGALAESGARLGAEFVASLTNGVGQLCTSPGLVLLADGPGADEFVAAAVAAVGAAPGAPMLNAGIAASFAAGVERLTGTEGVRLAASGDTVTAACPGDPHLFVTSAERFRADRELQEEVFGPSSIIVRAADPAELVALAGALEGQLTATVHAAASDRATARPLLNQLELIAGRVLFDGWPTGVEVGHAVVHGGPFPATTASATTSVGTGAIERFLRPVAYQNVPEELLADELHTANPLGIWRRVDGALGRD; this comes from the coding sequence ATGACCAGCATCGATACCGTCCGCCTCAGCGGTGCGAATCTCCTCGGCGCGACGGAGATACCCGGCGCCGGAGCGCCCTTCCGCGCCGTGAACCCGGCGACCGGCGCCACCCTGGAACCGGAGTACCGCGAGGCCGGCGCCGATACCGTCGCCCGCGCCGCCGCACTCGCCTGGACGGCGTTCGACGAATACCGGCACACCGATTTCGCCCGGCGAGCAGCGTTCCTGGACAGCGTCGCCGGTGCGATCGAGAACCTCGGCGAGGCGCTGGTGGAACGGGCGGTGGCCGAGTCCGGGCTGCCCGAAGCGCGTATTCGCGGTGAGGTCGGTCGCACCACCGGCCAATTGCGGCTCTTCGCCGATGTCGTGCGGGAGGGCAGCTGGACCGGGGCGCGGCTGGACCGGCCCGATCCGGCCCGCACTCCGCTGCCGAAACCCGATCTGCGGCAACGCCGTATCCCGCTGGGTCCGGTCGCGGTCTTCGCGGCGAGCAACTTCCCGCTGGCCTTCTCCGTCGCGGGCGGCGATACCGCCGCCGCGCTGGCGGCGGGGGCACCGGTCGTCGTCAAGGCGCATCCCGCGCACCCGGGCACCTCGGAACTGGTGGGGCGGGCGGTCCGCGCCGCGGTCCGCGAGCACGGGTTGCCCGACGGGACCTTTTCCCTCGTGCACGGCGGCCGCGAGACCGGGCTCGCCCTGGTGGGCGATCCGAATATCCGGGCGGTCGGCTTCACCGGCTCCCGGCAGGCCGGGTTGGCACTGGCCGCCGCGGCGGCCGCCCGCCCGGTGCCCATCCCGGTTTTCGCGGAGATGTCCAGTGTCAACCCGGTATTCGTGCTCCCCGGCGCCCTGGCCGAGAGCGGCGCCCGCCTCGGGGCCGAGTTCGTGGCGTCGTTGACCAACGGCGTCGGACAGCTGTGCACCAGTCCCGGACTGGTCCTGCTGGCCGACGGTCCGGGGGCCGACGAGTTCGTGGCCGCGGCGGTCGCGGCGGTCGGGGCGGCGCCGGGCGCGCCGATGCTCAACGCGGGTATCGCCGCCTCGTTCGCCGCCGGCGTCGAACGGCTCACCGGCACCGAGGGAGTCCGGCTGGCCGCATCGGGCGATACCGTCACGGCGGCCTGCCCGGGCGACCCCCATCTGTTCGTCACCAGCGCCGAACGGTTCCGGGCCGACCGGGAATTGCAGGAGGAGGTGTTCGGCCCGAGCTCGATCATCGTCCGGGCGGCCGATCCCGCGGAACTGGTGGCCCTGGCCGGTGCGCTGGAGGGGCAGCTGACGGCCACCGTGCACGCGGCGGCCTCGGATCGAGCGACCGCCCGCCCGCTGCTGAACCAGCTCGAATTGATCGCGGGCCGGGTGCTGTTCGACGGCTGGCCGACCGGCGTGGAGGTCGGGCATGCCGTGGTCCACGGTGGTCCGTTCCCCGCGACCACCGCGTCCGCGACCACCTCGGTGGGAACCGGTGCCATCGAACGCTTCCTGCGTCCGGTGGCGTATCAGAACGTGCCCGAAGAACTGCTCGCCGACGAACTCCACACCGCGAATCCGCTGGGTATCTGGCGACGGGTGGACGGCGCTCTCGGCCGCGACTGA
- a CDS encoding oxidoreductase, which translates to MSNPKIWLVTGASSGFGRAITQAAIDAGDTVVAIARRTAALDDLVTAYPDQIEAVALDVTDTERIESVVADIVTRHGRIDVLVNNAGRTQVGAVEETTDRELRDLFDLHFFGPAALTRAVLPQMRAQGSGAVVMMSSVGGQMSFAGFSAYSATKFALEGFAEALADEVAPFGIRVLVVEPGAFRTGLFGPGAAYFSAESAVYADTAGATRRMVENNDGAQPGDPAKAAAAIRTALEADRTPLRLPLGEDSVDTVLGHLDAVRADVVEWEKVARATAFE; encoded by the coding sequence GTGAGCAACCCGAAGATCTGGCTGGTGACCGGTGCGAGCAGCGGCTTCGGCCGCGCGATCACCCAGGCCGCGATCGACGCCGGCGATACCGTGGTCGCGATCGCCCGGCGCACCGCCGCCCTGGACGATCTGGTCACCGCGTACCCGGACCAGATCGAGGCCGTCGCACTGGATGTCACCGACACCGAGCGGATCGAATCGGTGGTCGCCGATATCGTCACCCGGCACGGCCGCATCGACGTCCTGGTCAACAACGCGGGCCGGACCCAGGTCGGCGCGGTGGAGGAGACCACGGACCGCGAACTGCGCGACCTGTTCGACCTGCACTTCTTCGGACCCGCCGCGCTGACCCGCGCCGTCCTGCCGCAGATGCGCGCGCAGGGGTCGGGCGCCGTGGTCATGATGAGCAGTGTCGGCGGGCAGATGTCGTTCGCGGGCTTCTCCGCCTACAGCGCCACCAAATTCGCCCTGGAGGGCTTCGCCGAGGCGCTGGCCGACGAGGTGGCGCCGTTCGGGATCCGGGTTCTCGTCGTGGAACCCGGCGCGTTCCGCACCGGTCTGTTCGGTCCCGGCGCGGCCTACTTCAGCGCGGAGAGCGCCGTCTACGCGGACACCGCGGGCGCCACCCGGCGGATGGTGGAGAACAACGACGGCGCCCAGCCGGGCGATCCCGCCAAGGCCGCCGCGGCGATCCGGACCGCGCTGGAAGCCGACCGGACGCCGCTGCGGCTGCCGCTGGGCGAGGATTCGGTGGATACGGTGCTCGGCCACCTCGACGCGGTCCGGGCGGACGTCGTCGAATGGGAGAAGGTCGCGCGGGCCACCGCCTTCGAGTGA
- a CDS encoding LysR family transcriptional regulator, with the protein MDVHGRDLRYFAAVAEQLNFTRAAESLFISQPALSKQIRALEQQLGAPLFDRDGRAVRLTPVGTALLPHAQRMLAAWDAARGDVEAAKAGQRATLVIGISTSPGRGLLPAVRSRFAAAHPAAKPVLRQIGWVDPSAGLAGGDADVAFVWLPLADAERYEWLVVAREPRVVALPETHLLARHDTVEFADLLDEPFLALPESARVLRDYFLAVDERGGRPPVIGGEISSTEETYESVLNGDGVVLMAAGNAPLVAHAGVVVRPVRGVSASELALAWRRADDRPLVRGYIAACRAALAGSAGSGGSPPRTK; encoded by the coding sequence ATGGACGTGCACGGACGCGATCTGCGCTATTTCGCCGCGGTCGCCGAACAGTTGAACTTCACCCGGGCCGCCGAAAGCCTGTTCATCTCCCAGCCCGCGCTGAGCAAGCAGATCCGCGCGCTCGAACAACAGCTCGGCGCACCGCTGTTCGATCGGGACGGGCGTGCGGTGCGCTTGACCCCGGTGGGAACGGCATTGCTGCCGCACGCGCAACGGATGCTGGCCGCCTGGGATGCCGCCCGCGGCGATGTGGAGGCCGCGAAGGCGGGGCAGCGGGCCACGCTGGTCATCGGGATCAGCACCAGTCCCGGGCGTGGGCTGCTCCCGGCCGTTCGTTCCCGCTTCGCCGCGGCCCATCCGGCCGCCAAACCTGTACTGCGGCAGATCGGCTGGGTCGATCCGAGCGCGGGGCTGGCCGGTGGCGACGCCGATGTGGCGTTCGTCTGGCTGCCGCTGGCCGACGCCGAACGCTACGAATGGCTCGTGGTGGCCCGCGAGCCCCGGGTGGTCGCACTGCCCGAGACGCATTTGCTCGCCCGGCACGACACCGTCGAGTTCGCCGATCTGCTCGACGAACCGTTCCTCGCGCTGCCCGAGTCGGCGCGGGTGCTGCGGGACTATTTTCTCGCGGTCGACGAGCGCGGTGGTCGGCCGCCGGTTATCGGTGGTGAGATCTCGAGTACCGAGGAGACCTATGAGTCGGTGCTGAACGGCGACGGTGTGGTGCTGATGGCGGCGGGTAACGCGCCGCTGGTCGCGCATGCCGGGGTGGTGGTGCGACCGGTGCGCGGCGTGAGTGCCAGCGAACTGGCTCTGGCCTGGCGGCGCGCCGATGACCGGCCGCTGGTGCGCGGCTATATCGCTGCATGCCGGGCCGCGCTGGCCGGGTCGGCCGGTTCGGGTGGATCGCCTCCGCGGACAAAGTAG
- a CDS encoding AMP-binding protein yields MNTEPHVDDSALLHREPLAVDLLGKALERYADRTAVHIDDATLTYRDVRDQISRFAQALASAGLGVGSPVAVLSANRPEVIFAQGANNVNGSRAMALHPMGSLDDHAYVLEDAGVQTLIYDPAGFDERAAQLRDKVPGLRNLFSFGPSETGVDLIELAAGFTPAPVRGPRVDLNDTMSLAYTGGTTGKPKGVEMSFRGSTTMLRIQMTEWEWPDEVRFLVCTPLSHAGAAFWNPTAQQGGSIVVLPYFHPAKVLEAIEKYKITATMLVPTMLYALLDSPDLDKYDLSSLQTVFYGASAISPTRLAEAIEKFGPIFFQFYGQAESPMTIAVLRRGDHDLNKPERLASCGRPVPWLSVALLDEKGNEVPQGEPGEVCVRGPLVMNGYLNKPEQTAEATEFGWLHTGDIARQDEEGFLYIVDRKKDMIVSGGFNVYPREVEDVLSAHPAVSAAAVIGVPDEKWGEAVKAVVVLREGQSVTVEELQALVKDRKGAVYTPKTVDFADSIPVSPLGKPDKKALRAQYWGEGRQVN; encoded by the coding sequence ATGAACACTGAACCGCACGTGGACGACAGCGCCCTGCTGCACCGTGAGCCACTGGCGGTGGACCTACTGGGCAAGGCCCTCGAGCGGTACGCCGACCGCACCGCGGTCCATATCGACGACGCCACCCTGACCTACCGCGACGTACGCGATCAGATCAGCCGGTTCGCGCAGGCGCTGGCCTCGGCCGGGCTGGGCGTGGGATCGCCGGTGGCCGTGCTCTCGGCCAACCGGCCGGAGGTGATCTTCGCGCAGGGCGCCAACAATGTGAACGGGTCGCGCGCCATGGCGTTGCACCCGATGGGTTCGCTCGACGATCACGCCTATGTGCTCGAGGACGCGGGCGTGCAGACCCTGATCTACGATCCGGCCGGCTTCGACGAGCGGGCCGCGCAGCTGCGCGACAAAGTGCCCGGACTGCGGAACTTGTTCTCGTTCGGTCCCTCCGAGACGGGCGTCGATCTCATCGAACTGGCCGCCGGTTTCACCCCGGCGCCGGTGCGGGGGCCGCGGGTGGATCTCAACGACACCATGAGCCTGGCCTATACCGGTGGCACCACCGGCAAACCCAAGGGCGTGGAGATGAGCTTCCGCGGCAGCACCACCATGCTGCGGATCCAGATGACCGAATGGGAGTGGCCCGACGAGGTCCGGTTCCTGGTGTGCACCCCGCTCAGCCACGCGGGCGCTGCCTTCTGGAACCCCACCGCCCAGCAGGGCGGCTCCATCGTCGTGCTGCCGTACTTCCACCCGGCCAAGGTGCTCGAGGCGATCGAGAAGTACAAGATCACCGCGACCATGCTGGTGCCCACCATGCTGTACGCGCTGCTGGACAGCCCGGACCTGGACAAGTACGACCTGTCCAGCCTGCAAACGGTGTTCTACGGCGCCTCCGCGATCTCGCCGACCCGGCTGGCCGAGGCGATCGAGAAGTTCGGCCCGATCTTCTTCCAGTTCTACGGTCAGGCCGAGAGCCCGATGACCATCGCGGTACTGCGCCGCGGCGACCACGATCTGAACAAACCGGAACGGCTGGCCAGCTGCGGTCGCCCGGTGCCGTGGCTGTCGGTGGCGCTGCTCGACGAGAAGGGCAACGAGGTGCCCCAGGGCGAACCGGGCGAAGTGTGCGTGCGCGGGCCGCTGGTGATGAACGGATACCTCAACAAACCCGAACAGACCGCGGAGGCCACCGAATTCGGCTGGCTGCACACCGGGGACATCGCCCGGCAGGACGAGGAGGGCTTCCTCTACATCGTCGACCGCAAGAAGGACATGATCGTCTCCGGCGGATTCAACGTGTATCCGCGCGAGGTCGAGGATGTGCTGTCGGCGCATCCGGCGGTGAGCGCGGCGGCGGTCATCGGTGTGCCGGACGAGAAATGGGGCGAGGCGGTCAAGGCGGTGGTCGTGCTGCGCGAGGGCCAGAGCGTCACGGTCGAGGAGTTGCAAGCGCTGGTGAAAGACCGCAAGGGTGCGGTGTACACACCGAAGACGGTGGATTTCGCCGACAGTATTCCGGTGAGCCCGCTGGGCAAGCCGGACAAGAAGGCGCTGCGTGCGCAGTACTGGGGCGAAGGCCGGCAGGTGAACTGA
- a CDS encoding type II toxin-antitoxin system RelE family toxin → MKYEFCWTPAARRALRTIPQEDALRLLVALTLLGDDPYRRDGIDVKALTGRAGFRLRVGNYRLVYQVDDGKLMILVVSAGHCRAIYER, encoded by the coding sequence ATGAAGTACGAATTCTGCTGGACCCCCGCCGCTCGGCGCGCACTTCGAACGATCCCGCAAGAAGACGCCCTACGGCTGTTGGTTGCGCTGACACTCCTGGGCGACGACCCCTACCGGCGCGATGGCATAGACGTGAAAGCGCTCACCGGTCGAGCCGGATTCCGGCTGCGAGTGGGCAACTACCGTCTCGTATACCAAGTCGACGACGGGAAACTGATGATCCTGGTCGTATCCGCCGGACATTGCCGTGCCATATACGAGCGGTAG
- a CDS encoding type II toxin-antitoxin system Phd/YefM family antitoxin — MDDQLSIREARAQLPSVVNAAIQDGHVTLITRGGEPAAAVIPLFMLAKLEEWEDEQLGQMADEALAEAGEPEHITLGQMMDEVLAAGNDAVA; from the coding sequence GTGGACGACCAGCTGAGTATCCGAGAGGCCCGCGCTCAACTGCCCTCGGTGGTCAACGCCGCGATACAAGACGGACACGTCACCCTGATCACTCGCGGCGGCGAACCGGCCGCAGCCGTAATTCCACTCTTCATGCTCGCCAAACTCGAAGAGTGGGAGGATGAGCAGTTGGGACAGATGGCCGATGAGGCGCTGGCCGAGGCGGGTGAGCCGGAACACATCACCCTTGGCCAGATGATGGACGAGGTGCTGGCAGCGGGCAACGACGCCGTCGCATGA
- a CDS encoding TetR/AcrR family transcriptional regulator, with protein sequence MSEEPGAGEGTAPGGAEPGAGPDPVLPTDQRLILAAERLFAERGIDAVSLRSVMAEAGANVASVHYHFGSKDALVEALISRRSEQLHTRRAELLDTVEALGAPDARALADAFVRPVGELAAAGGTPWIRLVAGIMSGNHPALTRLTEGFAPQALRFNALLEETAPGTAPRTLRFRLTQAMNLTFQTLGDPEGLRGMLALSGTRLSSDELLTELIDTVTAILTGPPDR encoded by the coding sequence GTGTCCGAAGAACCGGGCGCGGGCGAAGGCACAGCCCCGGGGGGCGCGGAACCCGGTGCGGGACCGGACCCCGTGCTGCCCACCGATCAACGCCTGATCCTGGCCGCGGAACGACTGTTCGCCGAACGCGGGATCGACGCGGTATCCCTGCGTTCGGTGATGGCGGAGGCCGGCGCGAATGTCGCGTCGGTCCACTACCATTTCGGTTCCAAGGACGCGCTGGTCGAAGCGCTGATCAGCCGGCGCAGCGAACAACTGCACACCCGGCGGGCCGAACTGCTCGACACCGTCGAAGCCCTCGGTGCGCCCGACGCCCGCGCGCTCGCCGACGCTTTCGTCCGCCCGGTCGGGGAGCTCGCCGCCGCGGGCGGCACACCCTGGATCCGCCTGGTCGCGGGCATCATGAGCGGTAACCATCCCGCGCTGACCCGGCTGACCGAGGGTTTCGCCCCGCAGGCCCTGCGTTTCAACGCCCTGCTGGAGGAAACCGCCCCGGGCACCGCACCCCGCACGCTCCGCTTCCGCCTCACCCAGGCCATGAACCTGACCTTCCAGACCCTGGGCGATCCGGAAGGTCTCCGGGGCATGCTCGCACTCAGCGGGACCCGGCTCTCCTCCGATGAACTGCTCACCGAGCTGATCGACACCGTCACCGCGATCCTCACCGGCCCACCGGACCGGTGA
- a CDS encoding thiolase C-terminal domain-containing protein, translating into MTEQVYVAGVGMTKFEKIQTRDWTYPQMVAEAVGQALTDAGVRYDQVQRAAVGYVFQPSTAGQRALYEIGLTGIPVVNVNNNCATGSTALVLAREWVQAGLADIVLAVGFEQMTKQAMAGDGTTPKVTTIDLHIDALKAAAGFGQAPLTAQFFAAAGAEHMKRYGTTREQLAQVAVKNHEHSTRNPKAQFQDAYTLEQVLGDKMVSDPLTRSQCSPMSDGAGAAVLVSERYAREHGLDRAVPILAQELVTDSGAAFESGSMIDVVGAPMARTAGRRVLETAGVGIDDIDVLEVHDCFSINELLTYEALGMCGEGESGGLVESGATTYGGRWVVNPSGGLISKGHPLGATGLAQCTELVTQVRGAAGERQVPGARLGLAHNLGLGGACVVTLYGAPDAVS; encoded by the coding sequence ATGACCGAGCAGGTGTACGTCGCCGGTGTCGGGATGACGAAATTCGAGAAGATCCAGACCCGGGACTGGACGTATCCGCAGATGGTCGCCGAAGCGGTCGGCCAGGCGCTCACCGACGCCGGGGTGCGCTACGACCAGGTGCAGCGCGCGGCGGTCGGGTACGTCTTCCAGCCGTCGACCGCCGGGCAGCGGGCGCTCTACGAGATCGGGCTCACCGGCATTCCGGTGGTCAACGTCAACAACAACTGCGCCACCGGATCGACCGCGCTGGTCCTCGCCCGCGAATGGGTGCAGGCCGGGCTGGCCGATATCGTGCTCGCGGTCGGGTTCGAGCAGATGACCAAACAGGCCATGGCCGGTGACGGCACTACGCCGAAGGTCACCACCATCGACCTGCACATCGACGCGTTGAAGGCCGCGGCCGGGTTCGGCCAGGCCCCGCTGACCGCGCAGTTCTTCGCCGCGGCCGGCGCCGAACACATGAAGCGGTACGGGACCACCCGCGAACAACTCGCACAGGTCGCGGTGAAGAACCACGAACACTCCACCCGCAATCCGAAAGCCCAGTTCCAGGACGCCTACACCCTCGAACAGGTCCTCGGCGACAAAATGGTCTCCGATCCGCTGACCCGGTCGCAGTGCTCCCCCATGTCCGACGGCGCGGGCGCCGCCGTCCTGGTCAGCGAGCGCTACGCCCGGGAGCACGGACTCGACCGCGCGGTGCCGATCCTCGCGCAGGAGCTGGTCACCGATAGCGGCGCCGCGTTCGAATCCGGTTCCATGATCGACGTGGTGGGCGCCCCCATGGCCCGCACCGCCGGGCGGCGGGTGCTGGAAACCGCCGGCGTGGGCATCGACGACATCGATGTGCTCGAAGTGCACGACTGCTTCTCGATCAACGAACTGCTCACCTACGAGGCCCTCGGTATGTGCGGGGAGGGTGAATCCGGTGGGCTGGTCGAATCGGGCGCCACCACCTACGGCGGCCGGTGGGTGGTCAACCCCTCGGGCGGTCTCATCTCCAAGGGCCACCCGCTCGGCGCCACCGGTCTGGCGCAGTGCACGGAACTGGTGACCCAGGTCCGCGGGGCCGCGGGTGAGCGTCAGGTGCCGGGTGCGCGCTTGGGACTGGCGCACAATCTCGGGCTCGGCGGCGCCTGCGTGGTGACCCTGTACGGCGCCCCCGACGCGGTCTCCTAG
- a CDS encoding thiolase domain-containing protein produces MKLAVVGIGQSKQAKKRKVTIGAMVREAVDQAMADAELEFGDIDAVVLSKTPDLFDGVMNPELYLADAMGARGLPVTRVFTGGSVGGHAAIYGAHLVQAGLARRVLVVAYSKESEGDFTWALSRGLPFSAQLGAGAGAHFAPVIREYIRRAQAPEHIGWQIAVNHRLNATRNPYAHIQLPDITVDQVRESRMLWDPIRFLESCPSSDGSCAVVITGEADAHHTGRPPAWIHGMSWRTETGHFAGRDEVNPEAGRQCAAEAYRQAGITDPAREIDTAELYIPYSWFEPIWLENVGLAEVGAGWKVVDSGRTAFGGELPINPSGGVLSGNPTGATGLLRFAEAAMQVRGTAGEHQVPDARRAIGHAMGGAAQFHALWVVGSEPPQS; encoded by the coding sequence GTGAAACTCGCGGTCGTCGGAATCGGACAGAGCAAACAGGCCAAGAAGCGCAAGGTCACCATCGGTGCGATGGTGCGCGAAGCCGTCGACCAGGCGATGGCCGACGCCGAACTGGAATTCGGTGATATCGACGCCGTCGTGCTGTCGAAAACTCCGGATCTGTTCGACGGGGTGATGAACCCGGAGCTGTATCTCGCCGATGCCATGGGGGCGCGCGGGCTACCGGTGACCCGGGTGTTCACCGGCGGCAGCGTCGGCGGGCACGCCGCGATATACGGCGCCCACCTGGTGCAGGCGGGGTTGGCGCGCCGGGTACTGGTGGTCGCGTATTCGAAGGAATCCGAAGGCGATTTCACCTGGGCCCTCTCGCGCGGGCTGCCGTTCAGCGCACAACTCGGCGCGGGCGCAGGCGCGCATTTCGCGCCGGTGATCCGGGAGTACATCCGCCGGGCGCAGGCGCCGGAGCACATCGGCTGGCAGATCGCCGTGAACCACCGGCTGAACGCGACCCGCAACCCCTACGCGCATATCCAACTGCCGGATATCACCGTGGACCAGGTGCGCGAATCCCGGATGCTGTGGGACCCGATCCGGTTCCTGGAATCGTGCCCGTCCTCGGACGGTTCGTGCGCGGTGGTGATCACCGGGGAAGCCGACGCCCACCACACCGGCCGGCCCCCGGCCTGGATCCACGGCATGTCGTGGCGCACCGAGACGGGTCATTTCGCCGGCCGCGACGAAGTGAACCCCGAAGCCGGCCGGCAGTGCGCCGCCGAGGCGTACCGGCAGGCCGGGATCACCGATCCGGCGCGCGAGATCGATACCGCCGAGCTCTACATCCCCTACAGCTGGTTCGAACCGATCTGGCTGGAGAACGTCGGCCTGGCCGAGGTGGGGGCGGGCTGGAAGGTGGTGGATTCCGGCCGCACCGCGTTCGGCGGCGAGCTGCCGATCAACCCCTCCGGCGGTGTGCTCTCCGGAAATCCCACGGGCGCTACGGGTCTGCTGCGTTTCGCCGAAGCCGCCATGCAGGTGCGCGGCACCGCGGGCGAGCATCAGGTGCCGGACGCGCGGCGGGCCATCGGGCACGCCATGGGCGGCGCCGCCCAGTTCCACGCGCTGTGGGTGGTCGGTTCCGAACCACCGCAATCATGA
- a CDS encoding lipid-transfer protein, with translation MRDIAVVAFAQSPGTTADRRDDMAEILLPVMREALGSAGIERTEVDFWASGSHDFHEGRTFAYIESLDAVGAWPPISESHVEMDAAWAAYEAWSWLQLGEGEIAVVYGVGRGSLATDLDQVTATQLDPYFLAPLRPHQDALAALQAQALVAAGALDEKQMAEVVARARAAAVGNPGAQVSGEVTVDELLAAPYLASPLREHDRGPIGDAAAVLVLASGDTARRLAACPAWVRGADHRMDTHYPGTRDLTRVDTVTLAAAKAADQAGFGARDVQIAELHTEYSYQEPLLAGALELSGATVNPGGGPLVARPTTATGLIRIGEAARHILTGRADRTLAHATSGPALQQNMICLLEGDR, from the coding sequence ATGCGTGATATCGCGGTGGTGGCATTCGCACAGTCACCGGGCACGACAGCCGACCGGCGCGACGATATGGCCGAGATCCTGCTCCCGGTGATGCGGGAAGCACTGGGGTCGGCCGGGATCGAGCGCACCGAGGTCGATTTCTGGGCGTCGGGCAGTCACGATTTCCACGAAGGCCGGACCTTCGCCTATATCGAATCGCTGGACGCGGTGGGCGCGTGGCCGCCGATCTCGGAATCCCATGTCGAGATGGACGCGGCCTGGGCCGCCTACGAGGCGTGGTCGTGGCTGCAACTCGGTGAGGGCGAGATCGCGGTGGTCTACGGCGTCGGGCGCGGATCGCTGGCGACCGACCTCGACCAGGTCACCGCCACCCAGCTCGACCCCTATTTCCTGGCCCCGCTGCGCCCGCATCAGGACGCGCTCGCGGCGCTGCAGGCCCAGGCCCTGGTCGCCGCGGGCGCGCTGGACGAGAAGCAGATGGCCGAGGTGGTCGCCCGGGCGCGCGCGGCCGCGGTGGGCAATCCGGGCGCGCAGGTGTCCGGGGAGGTCACGGTCGACGAACTGCTGGCCGCCCCCTACCTGGCCTCGCCGCTGCGCGAACACGATCGCGGACCGATCGGCGACGCCGCCGCGGTTCTCGTCCTGGCGTCCGGCGATACGGCGCGACGTCTGGCCGCATGCCCGGCCTGGGTGCGCGGCGCCGACCATCGGATGGACACCCACTATCCGGGCACCCGCGACCTCACCCGGGTCGACACGGTGACGCTGGCGGCGGCCAAGGCAGCCGATCAGGCCGGTTTCGGCGCCCGCGACGTCCAGATCGCCGAATTGCACACCGAGTACAGCTATCAGGAACCGCTGCTGGCGGGCGCGCTCGAATTATCCGGCGCCACCGTCAATCCCGGCGGCGGCCCGCTGGTCGCCCGGCCCACCACCGCCACCGGCCTCATCCGGATCGGCGAGGCGGCGCGGCACATCCTGACCGGTCGCGCGGACCGCACGCTGGCGCACGCCACCAGCGGGCCCGCGCTCCAGCAGAACATGATCTGCCTATTGGAGGGAGACCGGTGA